In the Paenibacillus sp. FSL R7-0337 genome, CGCCATCTCCTATCTGGCCGGGCATCTTCCGCAGGTGAAGCCGATGCAGCTGGAAGCCACCTATCTGCTGTGGATCGACTGCCGGGCCCTCGGACTCGATGCAGACGGGCTCAAGCAGCTGATGTACCGTGAGGCTAAGGTGGCATTTAACGAAGGTTCGGTCTTCGGACTGGAAGGCCAAGGCCATCTGCGGATCAATCTGGCCTGCCCGCGTTCCGTGCTGGTTGAAGCGCTGGAGCGGTTCACTGGGGCGGCGGCCGCTTATGTAACCCGATAATATGTAATGAAGAATCCGTCGCCTGATGAGGCTGGCGGATTCTTTATTGTGTGGAAACCATATTGAGCCGCAGGTAACCCCATGTTAAGATGAGCAGTGCGACTAAGCCTAGAGAGCAAAGTTAATATAGGGAGTGGAGAAATAGAGATGAGTAACAGCACAACTAGAATCATCATCGATTGTGACACAGGAATAGACGATGCACTGGCCATATTGTATGCGCTCCGGGCACCGGGGGTAGTGGTTGAGGGGATTACGACGGTGTTCGGCAACATTGATGTGCAGCAGGCGGCGGAGAATACGCTGCGGCTGCTTGAGCTTGCGGCTCCGGGCTATGGAATCCCGGTGGCGCTGGGAGCTTCCCGGGCGCTGGTGCGTGAGCTAACCGGCTTTTCCACCCATGTTCACGGGGAGAATGGCATTGGCGGCGTTCAGCTGCCACCCTCCCGGCAGGTGCCGGTGCAAGAGACGGCGGCAGAGTTCATCGTGCGGATGGCAGATTCGAATCCGGGAGAACTGGTCCTGGTGACGCTCGGACGGCTGACGAACCTGTCGCTGGCCCTGGATCTGGACCCGCAGCTGACCTCCAAGCTGAAGAAGGTAGTAGTTATGGGCGGTACGGTCTTTAAGCCGGGCAACGTTACGCCGGTAGCCGAGGCCAATCTGTGGGGCGACCCGGAAGCGGCTGACCGTGTATTCACTTCAGGACTGCCTGTAATGATGATCGGGCTGGATGTGACACTTCAGACGCGGATCACTTCAGAGCATGTGGAGCTGCTGAGGCGGCATGGACGGGAAGAGAATAAGGCGGTCATTGACTTTATGGAAGAGTCGCTGGCGTATTATTTTAAATTTTACCGCGAGGCGAACTATCTCATTAACAGCGCTCCGCTGCATGATCCGCTGGCCCTGATGGCTGCCTTGCAGCCGGATCTGGTAACCTGCCGCCGGATGAAGGTCCGTGTAGAGCATCAGGGGGCGTTCACCTCCGGTATGGTCGTAGCAGACTTGCGGGCACAGCCCAAAGAAGGAGAATTCATCGAAGTGGCTGTAGAGGTGGATGCTGAACGGGCTGTTGGTGTCTTTTTGGGCGTGTTCATGTAGGTGTAAGGAGAACCCCGGACGGGTGAATCTGCAATGGTTACAATCTCTTCATTTGCTATATTTATCTAGTTTGCTAGAATAGTAGGGGATGTAAGGTTGAGAGATTCACAATCTATCTAAGAGGATGGGGAACTTACTTATATGAAGTATTTGGCCAAAATAGTATTATGCGCAGCGATCTCACTCGGCAGCCTCTC is a window encoding:
- a CDS encoding nucleoside hydrolase is translated as MSNSTTRIIIDCDTGIDDALAILYALRAPGVVVEGITTVFGNIDVQQAAENTLRLLELAAPGYGIPVALGASRALVRELTGFSTHVHGENGIGGVQLPPSRQVPVQETAAEFIVRMADSNPGELVLVTLGRLTNLSLALDLDPQLTSKLKKVVVMGGTVFKPGNVTPVAEANLWGDPEAADRVFTSGLPVMMIGLDVTLQTRITSEHVELLRRHGREENKAVIDFMEESLAYYFKFYREANYLINSAPLHDPLALMAALQPDLVTCRRMKVRVEHQGAFTSGMVVADLRAQPKEGEFIEVAVEVDAERAVGVFLGVFM